The following proteins are encoded in a genomic region of Brachypodium distachyon strain Bd21 chromosome 1, Brachypodium_distachyon_v3.0, whole genome shotgun sequence:
- the LOC100839669 gene encoding vicilin-like seed storage protein At2g18540 — protein MATATARWLVLLLFVSAASAAAYGEEKWNGGATVGGMVVEKERRRVVAASEAGTVTAADVADDAAGTVYRLQFVTMEPGSLFLPVELHADMVFYVHSGRGKVTYIQEGGSEASALEVERGDVYNLEQGTILYIQSYPNATRERLRIYAIFSSSAISSDDPSHPTSEAYSNVSNLLKGFEVEILRRGFGVPTEVVEPIKSAPSPPLIIPYNPKGKEQESSNWAEEIFDAFWGIRDPQFLNKKKKKSKDKKDKDKKSKDKTFNFYSGEPDVKNCHGWSKTMTNEDLQNLRESNIGMFMVNLTTGSMMGPHWNPKATEIAIVTHGSGIVQTVCPSSPSGEGKRGPHEKGGEEIKCKNSLFRVKEGDVFVVPRFHPMAQMSFNNDSFVFVGFSTHMGQNHPQFLAGKLSALQVIGKEILALSLGQDNSTAVEKLLSAQSDSTILTCVSCAEELEKKVEQEEQEREKEKREREEEERRKKEEEEERKRKEEEEEKARKEEEERRKEEEKARREEEERRRREEEEEKRRKEEERGREEEEEKRRKEEERARQEEEERRRREEEERARREEEERKREEEKAKKEEEERARREQKQEEEERARREQEAQEEAKREQEEIARREQEERARREQEEEERRRREQEGGGGGGGDEPSEEEEGRRKQEEGGRGREDEPRKEDEGGDWGDLQNHTAKKLRKRYSLRKGAVLQSA, from the exons atggcgacggcgacggcgcggtggCTCGTGCTGCTCCTGTTCGTGTcggcggcatcggcggcggcgtacgGGGAGGAGAAATGGAACGGGGGCGCCACGGTGGGAGGAATGgtcgtggagaaggagcggcggagggtggtggcggcgagcgAGGCCGGCACAGTCACGGCCGCCGACGTGGCCGACGACGCGGCGGGCACCGTGTACCGGCTGCAGTTCGTCACCATGGAGCCCggctctctcttcctccccgTCGAGCTCCACGCCGACATGGTCTTCTACGTGCACAGCG GACGGGGTAAGGTGACGTACATACAAGAAGGGGGCAGCGAGGCGAGCGCGCTGGAGGTGGAGCGAGGAGACGTCTACAACTTGGAGCAGGGCACCATCCTGTACATCCAGAGCTACCCCAACGCCACCAGAGAGCGTCTCCGGATCTATGCCATCTTCAGTAGCAGCGCCATCAGCTCTGATGACCCCTCT CATCCGACGTCGGAAGCTTATTCGAACGTCAGTAATCTACTGAAAGGATTTGAAGTAGAAATTCTCCGACGGGGCTTTGGG GTTCCTACTGAAGTGGTGGAGCCGATCAAATCGGCGCCGAGCCCACCATTGATCATACCATACAATCCGAAAGGCAAGGAACAGGAGTCTTCGAATTGGGCGGAAGAAATCTTTGACGCGTTCTGGGGAATCCGAGACCCGCAGTTCctgaacaagaagaaaaagaagtctAAGGACAAGAAGGACAAGGACAAGAAGTCCAAGGACAAGACGTTCAACTTCTACTCCGGCGAGCCTGACGTGAAGAACTGCCACGGATGGAGCAAAACAATGACCAACGAAGACCTTCAGAACCTGAGGGAATCCAACATTGGCATGTTCATGGTGAACCTGACCACG GGTTCCATGATGGGGCCGCACTGGAACCCGAAAGCGACGGAGATCGCCATCGTGACCCACGGTTCAGGGATCGTGCAGACGGTATGCCCGAGCAGCCCGTCAGGTGAGGGCAAAAGAGGGCCGCACGAGAAGGGCGGTGAAGAAATCAAGTGCAAGAACTCGTTGTTCCGGGTGAAGGAAGGCGACGTGTTCGTGGTGCCTCGGTTCCACCCGATGGCGCAGATGTCATTCAACAACGACTCGTTCGTGTTCGTCGGGTTCAGCACGCACATGGGGCAGAACCACCCGCAGTTCCTGGCCGGGAAGCTCTCGGCGCTGCAGGTCATCGGCAAGGAGATACTGGCGCTGTCGCTGGGGCAGGACAACTCGACTGCTGTCGAGAAGTTGCTCTCGGCGCAGAGTGATTCGACCATACTGACGTGCGTCTCGTGCGCggaggagctggagaagaaggtggagcaggaggaacaggagagggagaaggaaaagagggaacgagaggaggaagaacggagaaagaaggaagaggaggaagaaaggaaaaggaaagaagaggaggaggagaaggccaggaaagaggaggaagaaagaaggaaagaggaggagaaggcgagacgagaggaggaagaaaggagacggagggaagaggaggaagaaaagagaaggaaagaagaggagagggggagggaagaggaggaagaaaagagaaggaaagaagaggagagggcgagacaagaggaggaagaaaggagacggagagaagaggaggagagggcgagacgagaggaggaagaaaggaagagagaagaggagaaggcaaagaaagaggaggaagagagggcgaggagagagcagaagcaggaggaggaagaaagagcaAGGAGAGAGCAGGAGGCGCAAGAGGAAGCAAAGAGAGAGCAGGAAGAAATAGCAAGGAGAGAGCAGGAAGAGAGAGCAAGGAGAgagcaggaagaggaagaaaggcGTAGAAGAGAgcaggaaggcggcggcggtggaggaggtgaTGAACCGagtgaagaagaggaaggaaggaggaaacaggaggaaggaggcagAGGCCGCGAAGATGAGCCGAGGAAAGAAGACGAAGGCGGCGACTGGGGAGATTTGCAGAACCACACGGCCAAGAAACTGAGGAAACGCTACAGTCTTCGCAAGGGCGCCGTGTTACAGAGCGCCTGA
- the LOC100834742 gene encoding putative polyol transporter 1, with protein MMSTGTDTTADAVPVAVAPAKRPPINKYAFACALLASMNSVLLGYDISVMSGAQLFMKEDLKITDTQIEILAGVINIYSLFGSLAAGLTSDWLGRRYTMVLAAAIFFTGALLMGLAPNYAFLMAGRFVAGIGVGYALMIAPVYTAEVAPTSARGFLTSFPEVFNNFGILLGYVSNFAFARLPVHLSWRAMFLVGAVPPIFLGFAVLAMPESPRWLVMRGRIDDARYVLQRTSDSPEEAEERLLDIKRVVGIPADATDADDVVAIVRANEAARGQGVWKELLINPSRPVRRMLVAGLGLMFIQQATGVDCVVMYSPRVFEQAGIKSKTNSLGASMAVGVCKTFFIPISTLLLDRVGRRPLLLASGGGMAIFLFTLATSLLMMDRRPESESKALGAVSIAAMLSFVASFASGLGPVAWVYCSEIYPLRLRAQAAAIGTGLNRLMSGATTMSFLSLSHTITIAGSFYLYACVATAGWVFMYFFLPETMGKSLEDTGKLFGKDTDDDVDGGAVVAVRHERKKSTELVAQQ; from the exons ATGATGAGCACGGGCACGGACACTACGGCCGATGCCGTCCCGGTGGCCGTGGCGCCGGCGAAGCGCCCTCCCATCAACAAGTACGCCTTCGCCTGCGCGCTCCTCGCCTCCATGAACTCCGTCCTCCTCGGATATG ACATCTCGGTGATGAGCGGCGCTCAGCTGTTCATGAAGGAGGACCTGAAGATCACGGACACGCAGATCGAGATACTGGCCGGCGTCATCAACATCTACTCGCTGTTCGGCTCGCTGGCGGCGGGGCTGACGTCGGACTGGCTGGGCCGGCGGTACACCATGGTCCTCGCGgccgccatcttcttcacGGGCGCGCTCCTCATGGGCCTGGCCCCGAACTACGCCTTCCTCATGGCCGGCCGCTTCGTGGCCGGCATCGGCGTCGGCTACGCGCTCATGATCGCGCCCGTGTACACGGCCGAGGTCGCGCCAACCTCCGCCAGGGGCTTCCTCACCTCCTTCCCCGAGGTCTTCAACAACTTCGGCATCCTCCTCGGCTACGTCTCCAACTTCGCCTtcgcgcgcctccccgtgcacCTCAGCTGGCGCGCCATgttcctcgtcggcgccgtgcCGCCCATCTTCCTCGGCTTCGCCGTGCTCGCCATGCCCGAGTCCCCGAGGTGGCTCGTCATGCGCGGCCGCATCGACGACGCGCGGTACGTGCTCCAGAGGACCTCTGACTCCCCcgaggaggccgaggagcGGCTGCTGGACATCAAGAGAGTCGTGGGCATCCCGGCGGACGCGACCGATGCCGACGACGTCGTGGCCATCGTGCGCGCCAACGAGGCCGCGCGCGGGCAAGGCGTGTGGAAGGAGCTGCTGATCAACCCGAGCCGGCCGGTCCGGCGCATGCTGGTGGCAGGGCTCGGGCTCATGTTCATCCAGCAGGCCACGGGCGTGGACTGCGTGGTGATGTACAGCCCGCGGGTGTTCGAGCAGGCCGGCATCAAGTCCAAGACAAACTCCCTGGGCGCGTCCATGGCCGTCGGCGTCTGCAAGACCTTCTTCATCCCGATCTCCACGCTGCTGCTCGACCGcgtcgggcggcggccgctgcttcttgccagcggcggcggcatggccaTCTTCCTCTTCACGCTGGCCACGTCCCTGCTCATGATGGACCGGCGCCCGGAGTCGGAGTCGAAAGCCCTGGGCGCCGTGAGCATCGCGGCCATGCTCTCCTTCGTGGCGTCGTTCGCGTCCGGGCTCGGCCCCGTGGCGTGGGTCTACTGCTCCGAGATCTACCCGCTGCGGCTCCGGGcgcaggccgccgccatcggcaCGGGGCTCAACAGGCTCATGAGCGGGGCGACCACCATGTCTTTCCTCTCGCTCTCACACACGATCACCATTGCCGGGAGCTTCTACCTCTACGCCTGCGTCGCGACCGCCGGCTGGGTGTTCATGTACTTCTTCCTGCCGGAGACCATGGGCAAGAGCCTCGAGGACACCGGGAAGCTCTTCGGCAAGGAcacggacgacgacgtcgacggcggcgccgtcgtggCCGTGCGCCATGAGCGCAAGAAGTCTACTGAGCTCGTCGCTCAACAGTGA
- the LOC100834438 gene encoding COP9 signalosome complex subunit 4 isoform X4 — protein sequence MDSALASAAAIADQRQKIEQYRHILASVLSSSPPDIAQAKRFLTHMVSDEVPLVVSRQLLQTFAQELGKLEADSQKEVAHYALTQIQPRVVSFEEQVVVIREKLAELYESEQQWSKAAQMLSGIDLDSGIRMLDDTNKLSKCVQIARLYLEDDDAVNAEAFINKASFLVTNSNQEVLNLQYRVCYARILDLKRKFLEAAVRYYGISQIEQRQIGDEEIDENALEQALSAAVTCTILAGAGPQRSRVLATLYKDERCSKLKIYPILQKVYLERILRKPEIDAFAEELKPHQKALLPDKSTVLDRAMIEHNLLSASQLISAALMSLEHCWALTPGRLRR from the exons ATGGATAGCGCCCTCGCcagcgcggcggcgatcgccgaccAGCGCCAGAAGATCGAGCAGTACCGCCACATCCTCGCCTCCGTCCTCTCGTCTTCCCCACCGGACATCGCTCAGGCCAAGCGCTTCCTCACCCACA TGGTGTCGGACGAGGTGCCGCTCGTGGTGTCGCGGCAGCTGCTGCAGACCTTCGCTCAGGAGCTGGGGAAGCTGGAGGCGGACTCTCAGAAGGAGGTTGCCCACTACGCGCTCACGCAGATCCAGCCTCGTGTGGTCTCCTTCGAGGAGCAG GTTGTAGTGATTAGAGAAAAACTTGCAGAACTGTATGAATCTGAACAACAATGGTCGAAAGCAGCACAAATGCTTAGTGGGATTGACCTGGACTCAGGAATCAG GATGCTTGATGACACAAACAAATTATCCAAGTGTGTCCAGATTGCTCGGCTCTATTTGGAG GATGATGATGCAGTGAATGCTGAAGCTTTTATTAACAAAGCATCATTTTTGGTCACAAACAGCAACCAGGAAGTTCTAAACTTACAATACAGG GTCTGTTATGCACGAATTTTAGATCTGAAGCGTAAATTCTTGGAAGCTGCAGTTCGATACTATGGTATATCTCAGATTGAACAGCGCCAAATTGGAGATGA AGAGATTGATGAAAATGCTCTGGAACAAGCTCTTAGTGCTGCCGTGACATGCACAATATTGGCTGGTGCTGGTCCACAACGCTCTCGTGTTCTTGCTACGTTGTACAAG GATGAAAGATGCTCAAAGCTCAAGATATACCCCATACTGCAGAAG GTTTATCTTGAAAGGATTTTGAGGAAACCAGAAATTGATGCATTTGCAGAGGAGCTGAAGCCGCATCAA AAAGCTCTGTTACCAGACAAGTCTACTGTGCTTGACAGGGCAATGATTGAGCATAATCTCCTTAGTGCCA GTCAACTTATTTCTGCAGCTTTGATGAGCTTGGAACATTGTTGGGCATTGACCCCAGGAAG GCTGAGAAGATAG
- the LOC100834438 gene encoding COP9 signalosome complex subunit 4 isoform X1, with amino-acid sequence MDSALASAAAIADQRQKIEQYRHILASVLSSSPPDIAQAKRFLTHMVSDEVPLVVSRQLLQTFAQELGKLEADSQKEVAHYALTQIQPRVVSFEEQVVVIREKLAELYESEQQWSKAAQMLSGIDLDSGIRMLDDTNKLSKCVQIARLYLEDDDAVNAEAFINKASFLVTNSNQEVLNLQYRVCYARILDLKRKFLEAAVRYYGISQIEQRQIGDEEIDENALEQALSAAVTCTILAGAGPQRSRVLATLYKDERCSKLKIYPILQKVYLERILRKPEIDAFAEELKPHQKALLPDKSTVLDRAMIEHNLLSASKLYTNIRSTYFCSFDELGTLLGIDPRKAEKIASRMICEDRMRGSIDQVEAVIHFEDDSEGLQQWDQQIAGLCQAVNDILDSMSSKGIAIPV; translated from the exons ATGGATAGCGCCCTCGCcagcgcggcggcgatcgccgaccAGCGCCAGAAGATCGAGCAGTACCGCCACATCCTCGCCTCCGTCCTCTCGTCTTCCCCACCGGACATCGCTCAGGCCAAGCGCTTCCTCACCCACA TGGTGTCGGACGAGGTGCCGCTCGTGGTGTCGCGGCAGCTGCTGCAGACCTTCGCTCAGGAGCTGGGGAAGCTGGAGGCGGACTCTCAGAAGGAGGTTGCCCACTACGCGCTCACGCAGATCCAGCCTCGTGTGGTCTCCTTCGAGGAGCAG GTTGTAGTGATTAGAGAAAAACTTGCAGAACTGTATGAATCTGAACAACAATGGTCGAAAGCAGCACAAATGCTTAGTGGGATTGACCTGGACTCAGGAATCAG GATGCTTGATGACACAAACAAATTATCCAAGTGTGTCCAGATTGCTCGGCTCTATTTGGAG GATGATGATGCAGTGAATGCTGAAGCTTTTATTAACAAAGCATCATTTTTGGTCACAAACAGCAACCAGGAAGTTCTAAACTTACAATACAGG GTCTGTTATGCACGAATTTTAGATCTGAAGCGTAAATTCTTGGAAGCTGCAGTTCGATACTATGGTATATCTCAGATTGAACAGCGCCAAATTGGAGATGA AGAGATTGATGAAAATGCTCTGGAACAAGCTCTTAGTGCTGCCGTGACATGCACAATATTGGCTGGTGCTGGTCCACAACGCTCTCGTGTTCTTGCTACGTTGTACAAG GATGAAAGATGCTCAAAGCTCAAGATATACCCCATACTGCAGAAG GTTTATCTTGAAAGGATTTTGAGGAAACCAGAAATTGATGCATTTGCAGAGGAGCTGAAGCCGCATCAA AAAGCTCTGTTACCAGACAAGTCTACTGTGCTTGACAGGGCAATGATTGAGCATAATCTCCTTAGTGCCAGTAAACTTTACACTAATATCAG GTCAACTTATTTCTGCAGCTTTGATGAGCTTGGAACATTGTTGGGCATTGACCCCAGGAAG GCTGAGAAGATAGCATCTCGAATGATCTGTGAAGATAGAATGCGGGGTTCAATTGATCAG GTTGAAGCTGTGATACACTTTGAGGATGACAGTGAAGGACTGCAGCAGTGGGACCAACAG ATTGCTGGACTTTGCCAAGCGGTGAACGACATCCTTGACAGCATGTCGAGCAAGGGCATCGCTATACCTGTCTGA
- the LOC100834438 gene encoding COP9 signalosome complex subunit 4 isoform X3 has translation MDSALASAAAIADQRQKIEQYRHILASVLSSSPPDIAQAKRFLTHMVSDEVPLVVSRQLLQTFAQELGKLEADSQKEVAHYALTQIQPRVVSFEEQVVVIREKLAELYESEQQWSKAAQMLSGIDLDSGIRMLDDTNKLSKCVQIARLYLEDDDAVNAEAFINKASFLVTNSNQEVLNLQYRVCYARILDLKRKFLEAAVRYYGISQIEQRQIGDEEIDENALEQALSAAVTCTILAGAGPQRSRVLATLYKDERCSKLKIYPILQKVYLERILRKPEIDAFAEELKPHQKALLPDKSTVLDRAMIEHNLLSATRSTYFCSFDELGTLLGIDPRKAEKIASRMICEDRMRGSIDQVEAVIHFEDDSEGLQQWDQQIAGLCQAVNDILDSMSSKGIAIPV, from the exons ATGGATAGCGCCCTCGCcagcgcggcggcgatcgccgaccAGCGCCAGAAGATCGAGCAGTACCGCCACATCCTCGCCTCCGTCCTCTCGTCTTCCCCACCGGACATCGCTCAGGCCAAGCGCTTCCTCACCCACA TGGTGTCGGACGAGGTGCCGCTCGTGGTGTCGCGGCAGCTGCTGCAGACCTTCGCTCAGGAGCTGGGGAAGCTGGAGGCGGACTCTCAGAAGGAGGTTGCCCACTACGCGCTCACGCAGATCCAGCCTCGTGTGGTCTCCTTCGAGGAGCAG GTTGTAGTGATTAGAGAAAAACTTGCAGAACTGTATGAATCTGAACAACAATGGTCGAAAGCAGCACAAATGCTTAGTGGGATTGACCTGGACTCAGGAATCAG GATGCTTGATGACACAAACAAATTATCCAAGTGTGTCCAGATTGCTCGGCTCTATTTGGAG GATGATGATGCAGTGAATGCTGAAGCTTTTATTAACAAAGCATCATTTTTGGTCACAAACAGCAACCAGGAAGTTCTAAACTTACAATACAGG GTCTGTTATGCACGAATTTTAGATCTGAAGCGTAAATTCTTGGAAGCTGCAGTTCGATACTATGGTATATCTCAGATTGAACAGCGCCAAATTGGAGATGA AGAGATTGATGAAAATGCTCTGGAACAAGCTCTTAGTGCTGCCGTGACATGCACAATATTGGCTGGTGCTGGTCCACAACGCTCTCGTGTTCTTGCTACGTTGTACAAG GATGAAAGATGCTCAAAGCTCAAGATATACCCCATACTGCAGAAG GTTTATCTTGAAAGGATTTTGAGGAAACCAGAAATTGATGCATTTGCAGAGGAGCTGAAGCCGCATCAA AAAGCTCTGTTACCAGACAAGTCTACTGTGCTTGACAGGGCAATGATTGAGCATAATCTCCTTAGTGCCA CCAGGTCAACTTATTTCTGCAGCTTTGATGAGCTTGGAACATTGTTGGGCATTGACCCCAGGAAG GCTGAGAAGATAGCATCTCGAATGATCTGTGAAGATAGAATGCGGGGTTCAATTGATCAG GTTGAAGCTGTGATACACTTTGAGGATGACAGTGAAGGACTGCAGCAGTGGGACCAACAG ATTGCTGGACTTTGCCAAGCGGTGAACGACATCCTTGACAGCATGTCGAGCAAGGGCATCGCTATACCTGTCTGA
- the LOC100834438 gene encoding COP9 signalosome complex subunit 4 isoform X2, protein MDSALASAAAIADQRQKIEQYRHILASVLSSSPPDIAQAKRFLTHMVSDEVPLVVSRQLLQTFAQELGKLEADSQKEVAHYALTQIQPRVVSFEEQVVVIREKLAELYESEQQWSKAAQMLSGIDLDSGIRMLDDTNKLSKCVQIARLYLEDDDAVNAEAFINKASFLVTNSNQEVLNLQYRVCYARILDLKRKFLEAAVRYYGISQIEQRQIGDEEIDENALEQALSAAVTCTILAGAGPQRSRVLATLYKDERCSKLKIYPILQKVYLERILRKPEIDAFAEELKPHQKALLPDKSTVLDRAMIEHNLLSASKLYTNISFDELGTLLGIDPRKAEKIASRMICEDRMRGSIDQVEAVIHFEDDSEGLQQWDQQIAGLCQAVNDILDSMSSKGIAIPV, encoded by the exons ATGGATAGCGCCCTCGCcagcgcggcggcgatcgccgaccAGCGCCAGAAGATCGAGCAGTACCGCCACATCCTCGCCTCCGTCCTCTCGTCTTCCCCACCGGACATCGCTCAGGCCAAGCGCTTCCTCACCCACA TGGTGTCGGACGAGGTGCCGCTCGTGGTGTCGCGGCAGCTGCTGCAGACCTTCGCTCAGGAGCTGGGGAAGCTGGAGGCGGACTCTCAGAAGGAGGTTGCCCACTACGCGCTCACGCAGATCCAGCCTCGTGTGGTCTCCTTCGAGGAGCAG GTTGTAGTGATTAGAGAAAAACTTGCAGAACTGTATGAATCTGAACAACAATGGTCGAAAGCAGCACAAATGCTTAGTGGGATTGACCTGGACTCAGGAATCAG GATGCTTGATGACACAAACAAATTATCCAAGTGTGTCCAGATTGCTCGGCTCTATTTGGAG GATGATGATGCAGTGAATGCTGAAGCTTTTATTAACAAAGCATCATTTTTGGTCACAAACAGCAACCAGGAAGTTCTAAACTTACAATACAGG GTCTGTTATGCACGAATTTTAGATCTGAAGCGTAAATTCTTGGAAGCTGCAGTTCGATACTATGGTATATCTCAGATTGAACAGCGCCAAATTGGAGATGA AGAGATTGATGAAAATGCTCTGGAACAAGCTCTTAGTGCTGCCGTGACATGCACAATATTGGCTGGTGCTGGTCCACAACGCTCTCGTGTTCTTGCTACGTTGTACAAG GATGAAAGATGCTCAAAGCTCAAGATATACCCCATACTGCAGAAG GTTTATCTTGAAAGGATTTTGAGGAAACCAGAAATTGATGCATTTGCAGAGGAGCTGAAGCCGCATCAA AAAGCTCTGTTACCAGACAAGTCTACTGTGCTTGACAGGGCAATGATTGAGCATAATCTCCTTAGTGCCAGTAAACTTTACACTAATATCAG CTTTGATGAGCTTGGAACATTGTTGGGCATTGACCCCAGGAAG GCTGAGAAGATAGCATCTCGAATGATCTGTGAAGATAGAATGCGGGGTTCAATTGATCAG GTTGAAGCTGTGATACACTTTGAGGATGACAGTGAAGGACTGCAGCAGTGGGACCAACAG ATTGCTGGACTTTGCCAAGCGGTGAACGACATCCTTGACAGCATGTCGAGCAAGGGCATCGCTATACCTGTCTGA
- the LOC100835049 gene encoding polyol transporter 5, which translates to MSKDAAAAADTPAAEAPAKRAPLNKYALACAVLASMNSILLGYDVSVMSGAQIFIKKDLKVTDTDIEILAGIINIFSLVGSLAAGRTSDWIGRRYTMVLAAVIFFAGALIMGLAPSYAVLMVGRFVAGVGVGYALMIAPVYTAEVAPTSARGLLTSFPEVFINTGVLLGYISNYAFHGLPLRVGWRAMFLAGAVPPVFLAVAVLAMPESPRWLVMQGRIADARKVLDKTSDTPEEAVARLEDIKNAVGIPEGVSDDDEVAAIARKSKRTHGEGVLKELLLHPTPPVRRILIACLGLQFFQQASGIDSVVLYSPRVFESAGIKTDANTLGATISVGASKTLFILVATFLLDRVGRRPLLLTSAGGMVASLLTLASALHVIGRADGGATPALSGVSIASVLTFVASFSIGMGPIAWVYSSEIFPLRLRAQGCALGTAMNRIMSGAITMSFYSLSKKITLAGSFFLYAGVATAGWVFMFFFLPETRGRSLEDTERLFGGGGGDVDGVKEDGHGQQNKSTELTTQ; encoded by the exons ATGTCgaaggacgccgccgccgccgccgacacccccgccgccgaggcGCCGGCGAAACGTGCGCCGCTCAACAAGTACGCCCTCGCCTGCGCCGTCCTCGCCTCCATGAACTCCATCCTTCTCGGCTACG ATGTGTCGGTGATGAGCGGCGCGCAGATCTTCATAAAGAAGGACCTGAAGGTGACGGACACGGACATCGAGATCCTGGCGGGCATCATCAACATCTTCTCCCTGGTCGGCtctctcgccgccggccggacgTCCGACTGGATCGGGCGGCGGTACACCATGGTGCTCGCGGCGGTCATCTTCTTCGCGGGCGCGCTCATCATGGGCCTGGCCCCGAGCTACGCGGTCCTCATGGTGGGCCGCTTCGTggccggcgtcggcgtggGCTACGCGCTCATGATCGCGCCCGTGTACACGGCCGAGGTCGCGCCCACGTCGGCCCGGGGCCTGCTCACGTCCTTCCCGGAGGTGTTCATCAACACCGGGGTGCTCCTGGGCTACATCTCCAACTACGCcttccacggcctcccgctcCGGGTCGGCTGGCGCGCCATGTTCCTCGCGGGCGCCGTGCCTCCCGTCTTCCTCGCCGTGGCCGTGCTCGCCATGCCGGAGTCCCCGCGGTGGCTCGTCATGCAGGGCCGCATCGCGGACGCGCGCAAAGTGCTCGACAAGACGTCCGACACCCCCGAGGAGGCCGTGGCGCGGCTCGAGGACATCAAGAACGCCGTCGGCATCCCCGAGGGGGTatccgacgacgacgaggtcgCGGCCATCGCCCGCAAGAGCAAGCGCACCCACGGGGAAGGCGTCCTGAAGGAGCTCCTGCTCCACCCGACGCCGCCCGTGCGCCGGATCCTCATCGCCTGCCTGGGCCTGCAGTTCTTCCAGCAGGCCTCGGGGATCGACTCCGTGGTGCTCTACAGCCCGCGGGTGTTCGAGAGTGCCGGCATCAAGACGGACGCCAACACGCTGGGCGCCACCATCTCGGTGGGCGCGAGCAAGACGCTCTTCATCCTGGTGGCGACGTTCCTCCTGGACCGCGTGGGACGCCGGCCGCTGCTCCTGACCAGCGCGGGCGGCATGGTGGCCTCGCTGCTCACGCTCGCCTCGGCGCTCCACGTGATCGGccgcgccgacggcggcgcgacgccGGCGCTGTCCGGGGTGAGCATCGCGTCCGTGCTGACGTTCGTGGCGTCGTTCTCCATCGGGATGGGCCCCATCGCGTGGGTGTACAGCTCCGAGATCTTCCCGCTGCGGCTGCGTGCGCAGGGGTGCGCGCTCGGGACGGCCATGAACCGGATCATGAGCGGGGCCATTACCATGTCGTTTTACTCGCTATCCAAGAAGATCACGCTCGCCGGCAGCTTCTTCCTATATGCTGGTGTGGCGACCGCCGGATGGGtgttcatgttcttcttcctgccgGAGACGAGGGGGAGGAGCCTCGAGGATACCGAGAGGCTCttcggtggtggtggtggtgatgttGACGGCGTCAAGGAAGATGGCCATGGGCAGCAGAACAAGTCCACGGAGTTGACTACTCAGTAG
- the LOC104582401 gene encoding uncharacterized protein LOC104582401 encodes MSALTKRELDELAQHGGNYLAWATDVEIWLEGKQLLSPIGLGGKGAPAATSAENAQTLHFLRHHLCATLKIEYMAERSALALWTALKRRFERLKYSTQPQAEAEWARLRFADFWSVVTDSQKIEKTLSTFHPDAVQSSRSYRQANYKEYSELVDILQVAEAHDEVLKKKLCHQTTGASARPEVQANALKIRKPLEKKRGKKAGKDKKEAEVPKGPQAYTTDTTTPMDVEPSGNLPSGLDLGDAAALFTMDDVTADDIALDVSRLMEEST; translated from the exons ATGTCAGCACTCACCAAGCGCGAGTTGGACGAACTTGCACAGCATGGTGGTAACTACCTTGCATGGGCAACTGATGTGGAAATCTGGCTCGAGGGTAAACAACTCTTGAGCCCGATTGGCTTGGGTGGCAAAGGTGCCCCTGCCGCCACGTCGGCTGAGAATGCCCAGACTTTGCACTTCCTACGCCACCACCTCTGCGCCACACTCAAGATTGAGTACATGGCTGAGCGGAGTGCCTTAGCCTTATGGACCGCCCTCAAACGCCGGTTCGAAAGGCTGAAGTACTCCACCCAGCCCCAGGCAGAGGCGGAATGGGCCCGGTTGAGGTTTGCGGATTTCTGGTCCGTTG TCACCGATAGCCAGAAGATTGAGAAGACTCTCTCAACCTTTCATCCGGATGCCGTACAGTCCTCCCGGAGCTACCGGCAGGCGAACTACAAGGAATATTCTGAGCTGGTCGACATCCTCCAAGTGGCTGAGGCGCATGACGaggttctcaaaaaaaaactttgtcaTCAAACCACTGGGGCTAGTGCGCGCCCAGAAGTGCAGGCCAACGCTTTAAAAATCCGCAAGCCCCTCGAGAAGAAGAGGGGCAAGAAGGCAGGGAAGGACAAGAAGGAGGCCGAGGTGCCCAAGGGGCCCCAA GCATACACTACTGACACCACCACACCGATGGATGTTGAACCCTCGGGGAATCTTCCATCTGGTCTGGACTTGGGAGACGCTGCAGCACTTTTCACCATGGATGACGTGACCGCAGACGACATTGCGCTTGACGTCAGCCGTCTCATGGAAGAGTCTACATAG